The following is a genomic window from Numenius arquata chromosome 12, bNumArq3.hap1.1, whole genome shotgun sequence.
TCACCACGTCTTAGCCCCGCTCCACACCGCTCTGCGCTCCTCACCGCCTCTCAGCCCCGCACTGTTCCGCGCCCCGCCACGCATCTCCGCACCGCTCCGCGCACCCCACCGCATCTCGGCGCCGATCCGCACCTCGCTCCGCGCTCCCCACCGCCTCTCAACCCCGCTCCACACCGCGTCTCAGCCCCGATCTGCGCTCCTCACCGCGTTTCAACCCCGCTCCACACAACTCCGCGCTCCTCACCGCGTCTCAGCTCCgctccgcaccgctccgcgcTCCCCACCGCCTCTCAACCCCGCTCCCCACCGCATCTCAGCCCCGATCTGCGCTCCTCACCGCGTTTCAACCCCGCTCCACACAACTCCGCGCTCCCCAACGCATCTCAGCCCCgctccgcaccgctccgcgcTCCCCACCGCATCTCAGCCCCGCTCCGCACTCCCCACCGCGTTTCAACCCCGCTCCGCACCACTCCGCGCTCCCCACCGCGTCTCAGACCCGCTCCCCACCGCTCCGCGCCGCTTCTCAGCCCCGCTCCGCGGCGGCGGTGGCGCGGCGCGTCCGGCAGGGGGCGCTGCAGCCCCGCGGATGCGACCCGCGCACGGCCGGACCCTCCGCAGATGTACCTCCTCCCCCCGCTCCTTGAACCCCGCCCGGCACGGGCACCCTGCCACCgccccggggctctgccaccaccCCGCAACTCTACCATCATCTCAAAAGCCTCTGCCACCACCCTGGGGCTCTGCCATCGTCTCTGGGGCCCTgccctgacccccagcccctaCCATCACGCCTGGACACTGCCACCACCCCTGGACATTGTCCCCATTCCCAGTGCCCTGCCACCATCCGCAGTGCCCTGCCATCACCCCTAGACACCGCCACCATCCCCTGGGCCCTGCCATTATCCCCACTGCTATGCCATTGTCCCAGGGCCCTGCCACCACCTCAGGACTCTACCATCATCTCAAAAGCCTCTGCCACCACCCTGGGACTCTGCCATCCTCCCTGGGGCTCTCCCCTGACCCCTGGACACGGCCATCACCCCTGGGGTTCtgccctgccctccagcccctgccatcacccccagccccagccaccatCCCTGGGGTTCTGCCCTGacccccatcccctgccaccaCCCCCGGACACTGCCACCACCCATGGACACTGCCaccaccctgtcccccacgcaGGACAGGACATTGGGCCAGTGGTTCCTACCTGGTGGCAATGAGGGGGTAGCTGTGTGCAGGCTTGCCCATGGCGTCACGGCTCTGGGGCAGGCTGCCAtacagcagcagctccttctcGGTGAGGACAGCAAGCAGGTTCCTGGTGCCGGCACTGGGGAGCTGCAAGGGGAAGGGGGTGAGGGCCACCAGCAGCGTGGCGGCAtggcggggggcagggggggctggggggtacCTGCTCGGTCAGCCAGCCCACATGCTTGACATCCCGTCCAGCCACCACGCCGGCACCCGCCAGCTGGGCTCGCAGCTCCTCCTTCACCCGCGGCAGCAGCGCACCTGCGTTGGCCTGGATGGCACTGAGCCACGACTGCGCTGTGGCCTCGTCCTTTGCCCGCAGGAAGAGGGCAACGCGCCCGTCCGCCGAGCACACCTCCAGGTACCTGCAGGGACACGGCCCCGCTGGGTCCCCACTGGCCCTTGGTGACCCCGGGGCACCGCAAGTGGCATCGCCACCCCATGACACCATGCCCTGACCTGTGCTCCGGGTCGGCAGGGAGGCACTTGCGGGACACGTAGCACATCTTCAAGGGCACGGTCCTGCCCTCCCGGAGCTCccgagggggcaggaggggagacgACCGCTTCTGCAGGGTGGCGGGAGAGGGGTCCCAGCTGACTGTCGCCCCCGCGGAGGAGTTCTTGAAGTAGGGGGAGATCTCCTTCATGTACTTCACTGGAAAAGAAAGTAGCACCCGGTTGAGAGCACGGTATGGGCCAGGACAGCCTCATCCTGCCCACCAGCACCAATCCATCCCCTGAAACCCTTTGCACCCTCCCTACGTTGGAGCTGGTGCCTCCTCTGATGCCTTCCCAGAGCCATCACCCATGGGTGTTGTGGTggtcctctgctcagcacccctGTAGGCATGGGGAGGGGATGGCACCAGTGGGCAAGGTCGTACCAGAGGGTGACATGACACCTAGGATCCTCCCAGTGCCTCTgccccaccaccccagcccagggagccCCGTGGGAGGAGTAAAAATggccttttcccctttctttttttttttttctttcctttaaccCAGATCAGTTCCCAGATCTGAGTCCAATGGGAACCCCGGGGTGGCATGGGGAAGCAGGGAACAGGCAGAAGTCCCAAGCCAAAATTACACAGTCCAAACCGTGCTGGTACAGCCAGTCCCCCCGCCACCGGGGAACAACAACTCTCAAATACCATGGCTTGGCCCCAGGAGAAGCCTCGAACCGTGCGCTGGCAGCTCGCATCGCCCTGCCCAGGAGTCACAAACCAGGGACGAGGAACCAGCTTTCAGTCCCCAGTGGGTCTGGCTGCGGAGCCAGCACCCTCAGAGATGGCTTAGGGGAAGGGGGAGATGGAAGTCACCAAAAATTGATGGGGCCCCGTGGCTACATCCCGAAAATTAAGCCGGCAGCACCGGCCAAAAAAGCTTGGGCTGAGCAAGGTAAGTGCCCCACGTGCCACGGCCACCTGGGACCAGTCGTGGTCCTGCCCACAGGGCTGGTGGTtccagggaatcacagaatgatatggggctggaagagacctctggagatcatctcatacaaccccctgccagaggagggtcacccagggcaggttggacaggaacgtgtccaggtgggttttgaatgtctccagagacggagactccaccacctctctggacagcctgttccagggctctgccaccctcacagcaaagaagttcctcctcatgtttagattgaacttcctatgttccagtttgtgcctgttccctcttgtcctgtcactgggcaccatgaaaaaagactggccccatcctcctgacacccaccctttaagtatttataggcattgatcagatcccccctcagtcttctcttctccagactgaaaagacccaagtccctcagcctttcctcgtgagagagatgccccaggccccttaatcatttttgtggtcctctgctgtaccctctccagcagttccctgtccttcctgaactggggagcccagaactggaaggGCTTCCCTTTGGTGGCCTTTGGGGAAAACACCATGGGAAAGACATGTGCCTGCTGCCGCGTCCCCAGGCGTCACCGCTGGTCCCACTCCATCTCCAAGTCAGTGGTGTGGGTGGCAGGAGGCGGGGACAGGAGCTCGGCTTTGCAGCCAACTCTCGTAGGTGGCTGGTCGATGGGCCAGCTCCATCGCTGCAGCAAAGCCACATCAGCCTGATtttgtgccagaaaaaaaaaagcccttttcccAGCAGGACAGAGTCTGCCAGCAGAGCCTACCGCCCCCATCCTTCACCTGCCCACCACCCCCACTCTCCCCCTTCACTCCTGTCCCAGCAAGGTCCCCACAACCTCTCCATCCCAAAACCCCGCAGCAGTGGGACGCGGCGGGGAGGCAGAGCCCCCCGGGGTGCCCCGCTCTGCCCGGTCCCCAGCGGGACCCAGCTATAAATGTTCGTGATGCTGCTGTGGCACATGGGTCAGGTTACCCCGCGGTGGCCCCGGGGCCAAGGAGGCGGCGTGGGGCCACCAGCCTCGTGCCCTGCACCTCCCACCGTATAAATAGCCACCCCGTTCCCGCAGGCATCTGAGGCACGTTGGATTTTACCCCAAGTCATTAATCTTGGCAGCAGGGACCGGCTTATTATCCCGCTGCCTGGGAACTAATTGGAGTTCAGAAAGATGGCACTCAGCCACTGAAACCCGAGCGGCGTCCCCGTGCCAGCCCCTGGCTCCCCAGGAACGCGGAGGACGTCACTGGCATTAGCTAAGCCGTGGTGGGGTCACGTCCCGACCGACGTCTCCCCCGTGGAGGAGAGGAGCAGTGCCCAGCCCAGGACGGGGCATGGAGAACGAGGCTGTGTCTCTCTGACACATGGCTTTAAGGAGGATTTGAGGCTGGTTCCTGCAGTATGGGGGGGTCCCGAGACGGCACGGGGAGCTGGGACATGTCGGAGGCTGCGGTGCTCCCCATGGGGCTGGGCCACCATCCTACAGGAGCTGCCATCTCTTCCGGTGACCCCACGGGCTCTATAGGGGGGTGACTTACACTCTGCCAGTCCCTTCACTGCACCGGAATTGCCTCTTATTGAACAGATTCATTAATTACCTCCACCTCATTAAAGCAAACAACTCAGACCATACCATGCATCATCTCTGCTACTGGTCATTGCAATTAttgcggggttttttttgttttgttttgtttttttttaattagcatctTGCAGTGCTGGGGCTCCCAGGCTGCCTGCCTTCTCCTTGTTAGCCAGCACTCTCCAAAAATCACTCGACAGAAGCCTTGCTGTTGACTTAAAGCCACCTTCAGCAGGCAAACAGCCCTCTCAGTGGCTGCTGGGCAAATCCATGTGGCCCCCAAAGCCACACAGGCTCCCTGATCCCCCGCGGGGACAGTCTGTCCCACTGACCCTCTCTCAAATAGGACCTTTAACTGCTCAGGGCTTTGCACTGAGTAACACTTTATTTTAGATTTTGTGTGAACAGCAAAAGTCTCCAAGGAGGCCAAGTGTGAGCAGGTGCTTGTGGCCACTGATGGCTGGATGGTCCCTCTGCAGAGGTGCACAGTAGCATCGCGTGTCCCCGAACCCCGCAGTGAGCTGCATTGgggacacagaatcatagaatggttagagttggaagggtccttaaagatcatctagttccaacccccctgccatgggcagggacacttcccactagaccaggttgctcaaagccccatccagcctggccttgaacccctccagggatggggcatccacaactttcctgggcaacctgttccagtgcttcaccaccctcacagtaaagcccTCCTGGCTCTGCActgctcttttctctttgttcCAGTTAGGTTATTTTCTCCTCAGCACTCCAGAAAGGGGGAACACCATCAACACcatctcagcacaagaaggacatggacctgttggagtggggccagaggaggccacggagatgctgcgaggactggagcccctctgcaggGGGGCTGAGAGcattggggggggttcagcctggagaagagaaggctcctgggagaccttagagccccttccagtccctaaaggggctccaggaaagctggggagggactcttgatcagggaggggacgcgtaggatgaggggtgattggtgagcttggtgagctctcctgccagctccctgagtacccttgagtgaatcccatccagccatGCACATCTCCATCCTCTGTGACTACCTGGGCTTCCCACGGCTGGGGCAATCAGCCCACCAGAGCCTGGCATCCCAGCACCGCACTCTACTGACCCCCTTGAGCCTTTCTGAATTTCAAAATTCCAAGCTATTACTCGGCTGAGAGAGTCCTGGAGAGCTGTGAcggccccaggagctgccccatggcTGAAGAGCCCCTGGCTATCATGGAGGCGAGATGCCCATGGCTGCCCCAGATCCTCCTCCCACTGCTCCACTCCTCCACTGCTCCCTCTCCCAGTGCTGACACAGCACAGGGGCCTCGCCGGGAAAACCACTCCTGGCACCAAAAGGAGCTGGAAGGATGTTTATCAGCTTTTCCCCCACCGTGGAGGGTCTCTGGATACCAAGCAATGCAGAAAAAAGCCACCAAGGGAACAATAAGGTAAGGGAAAGCAACTCTCCCCAAAATAACCATGTAATATAAATACAGTCAAACTCCTCCCGCAAATATCAAGAGAGTAGTTTGGCAcgtcccaaaaagaaaaaaaatatcttggcagGACAGCCTGGGAGGTCTCTGTGTGTCCTCACGCCGGGACAGCAACGACACCCAGGAGCCAGAAGCCCAGCTGAGCAGCCCCCGCGGGGTGAGAACTGGCACGTGGGGCCACTGCCCGTATCCAAATTAAAAGGCATCATCTCCCAGCTCTGCCGTTCTGGAGAGTCTCACCCCAGCTCAGTGCCCCATGAGGAGGTGCAAACTCCCCCAGATCTTACCTCCTGCGACACCGCTTGGAAGCTACCCTAAAAATTCCAAAAACTGGGAATGAACGCAGCCAGAGGGAGCAAGGGGGCAAACAGACACTGTCTGTACCAAACTACTCAGTTTTGGTACTTATAGCAACCATAAGGGAAGTCAAGAGTCACACCTGGCAGCACAGGGGGGACCAGAAAGCACCTAAGTGACATTAACGTGCTTTTCTCCAAGCCCTGGAGTGAGCCCaagcaggagaagggaggagggaagcccCCCATTAACACCCTTCAGGCACCATAATGCCACCCAaggacccccagccctgccacccctccCCGGTAGGCTCCTGGAGAGCCacgggggtggcaggggacatCCCGACCAGAGGCAAGGCCACCACCTCCACAGAGCCATCACCTCCGCAGGGCAGCAACAGCCCGATGGGGACCACACCATGGTGCCAGCCCCACCATCCTTCACAGGCAGGGCTGAACTACGCCAGCAAACCCAAAtcggggaggagatggagatgcaCCATGTGTGTCCCCCATGTCCATGATGGGACAAGCAGCAGggacccctgcccagccccagcagttGCCTGAGGACCACTGTGCCACAGGAGCCTGATGGCGTCAGCTACAAACTACTCCCAAAGCCTCCAGAGTGTCGTGgtgggagccagcccagccccgctcccctcccaaGGGTACCTGCTGGgagttttaattaattaaaaagccCAGGGGGTCATACCTGAGCTCAGCAAGCTACAGCAAaggccctgcctgcagctgcctcccGGGAGGGCAacctggcagctccccaggggcatggaggaggaagaggaggaggaggtccaGGGAGAGAAGTTGTTCTCTCTACAGAAAGAGCAGCTCATCCCCACCTCCCGCAGGACCTCTAGCAGAAAGGAAACCCACGCCAAAgtaaaggatgaaaagaaaataacagggaGAGGGTGGTCCGAGAACAGCGGCTACGGGGAGGAATTTCGCAGGCTCCCAGAGAAAGAGGCTCTTGTATTTCTCtttggtggaggaaaaaaaaaacacacaacccaaCCCCACCACCAACCCTAtctgctcccagcagctgtgcagagcagcacaTTCCTCCGGCTGAACCGTGGTCCTGCGgctcccaggagaggaggaacCCACAGCAGAAAGGGCTGAGCGAAgctaaaaaatgaaaatctggagCTGAGACAATCTGGGGAAGGCGCAGGAAAAGCAAGAGCTGCGGCGGTCGCTGGCAGCAGAAGACACAGAGCTCTTCTTTGTCCAGGCCGGAGCCCGGAGTTTGGCTGGAGCCCGGAGATTTGGAGCTCCCCCCAAATAAAAACCTCCCTTCGGGATCTGCAGCCCCACAACCGCACTGGTCTCCAGTGCCAAGACCCTTCTGGttagctgggggggagggggggggggctggctggtggggaggggaagggtcccATCCCAGGGGACAGATCCTGGGTGCAGATCCAAGCTGGCAGAGGGTGGGCAAGCGCTGTGAGACGTGATGTGAAGGGTAACGGGAGAAAAGCAGGGTCCCTGCCTCAGGGCTCCCACAGTCCCAACCCACCAGCCGTCACCCACTCCCCAAGGGGGGGTCACGGGTCTCCTGCAGGGTGCCAGCGCCCACAGGGCTGGGAGACACCAGGGACCAGCCCCTCAGTGCCAAGAAGGAGCCTGTTCCCAGGGGAGCAGCTCCAGTCTCCCCTGAGATGGCAAAGGCTGTGATCCTTTGATGGGATCCTGTGATTCCTTTAATAAGACAAGgaggaaaggttttaaactggaagaggggagatttacatgagatctcaggaagaaacttttcactcTAAGCGTGGTGAGACcctagcccaggttgcccagagaagctgtggctgccccatccctggaggggttcaaggtcaggttggacggggctttgagcaacctggtctggtgggaggtgtccctgcccagggcagggggtggcactggatggtctttaaggtccttttcaacccaaaccattctgtgattctatgattctacaatctCTGGGATGTTTGTAGCCTCAGATGCAGATCTGGGGGGGCTGTGGTTTGGGTTCAGCTGCTGGGCAGCCCATggggaggcagctcctggggctgtggtcCTGAGCTGGCCCTGCCTGTCTCCAgaggctgctcctcctgcctgcccagcatcccccccagcaaaccaagAGGTGCCCATCAAGGAGCGGGGTGctggtgtcccccctccctgctggcGTGAACACAGCCCTGTGCCAGCTGAGGACggggttttaaaagaaaaacacaggaaaagcagaaaaagcttttcacGGCCTCAGGGTGATGCCAGACGACAGAAGAGTCGCAAACCCCATAAACTCGCCCCATGGCTCCCATCGCTGTCTGCCCGTGGTCCCGCAGCTGGGAGATGGAGCCGCTGGGCATCGAGCGGTGGCACACTCATGTCTTTCCGGAGGGAGATCCCAGCAGTTACCTCCACCTCTCCGGATGAGCAGATAAACCAGTTTTCCATTTGAAAGGGTACGCAAATACATATGCAGATGATGCACCATCCCCGCGCACCCAGTacattgctgggaaaaaaaaggggatcAGCCCAGACCCTCGCCCTCCCTCGTCTCCTACCTTCCAAGACCACCTCCTTGCCCGTCTTCTTCAGCGCCTGCACTGCCTCGTCGTGCGTTGCCTCGGACAGGTCGGTCCCGTTGACGGCAAGGATGGCGTCCCCCACGTAGAGCGCCTCGGTCTGGTCGGCTGCCAGCCCCTTAAAGATCTTGGAGATCAAGATGGGCATTTTATTCTCTCGGCCACcttcaaacagaaaagaaaccaagaGCGGTTGTGGCTGTCGGAGCGCAGGGAGGagcgggtggggaaggggatgctCGGGTACCCGCCGACCCTTCTCCCAGCCGCATCATGCTGGGACACCCTGCTGCCCCATGGATGCCCATGGCTTGCTCCCAACAGCCACAGTAGCCAAAATACCCCGGGGCTTTACAGCAGAGAGAGATGACTGCTCCAAACCCGGTCACAGACTTCCTTGCAGAGCAAACACGTACCCTGGCCATCTCCCCATCAAATTTTGGCAGGAAAGCACATCTTTATTTGCGTTATTACTCGTGCGTGCTGAGCAACCACCCCTGCTCCAAGGACTTCATGATCTAAACAGATAAGATGGCTGAACGTTTTTTTGGAGAGGTGACAGGGCCCAGGAGAAGTGAACCAGCCCGGCCGTGTGCTCCTCTCGGCACAGTAGCCCCATTTACCTGCTGCTCCCCGTTCCCCAGCCTAAAAGGATGCTATTGAAACCTCCCGGCGGCTGGAGGAGATCAACTTGCACGTTAACTTTTGAACCCGCAGATGAGACGCTGGCAGCATCGCTGCCTGCGTGCCAGGGAGCAGGGGTGCAGCAGCCACCCCCtagccccagcctggggacaggcagcccccCCAACCTGCCCTGTGCCCCAGGACGGGCTGTCCCGAGGAGCCTGCCTGAGATGATCTCTCAGCCCAGAGGGAGATGTTGAGCCCAAGCCTGTTGtcactgccctccccagggctgctcccagccggTGCCACAGGCATTTCCTCGCTCAGATGGCTGCCAAGACCCTCGGAGGGCTCCGGTTATCAGCTGTCAGAGGCCCCCGCGGGGGCTGCTCCGGGCTGCTGAGCCTGTCCCTacagcagcacctccctgccGGGGCTGCACCCAgagcccctgcctgcacccagagcCCCTGCCCGCTCGGCTCCCCACCATCCTGCCACCCAGGGGAAGGCCAGCCCAGTGGCCACCATGCCTGTCCCCTTGCCATATCCCCGAGGCAGGACACCTCACCCACACCCCAGTCTGGGGCACAGAGTCCCCAGGTGAAACAGGGGCCAGCACGTTTTTTAACGGGGAAGGGTCAGCAGCCTGGGTGAGGGGGAGTGATGCTCTCCCCCAGCAGTGGTGGGGGGGCACCAGCAGGGCTGCCCCACCGcccccagcagcttccagctccCAGTTTGGGTAGCAACTACTTGGTTTCCACATATGTCActgcaaaaataaagttttaactCAAACCAAGCGacttttctccttccctgggaGAGCCACAGATCGAGCAATAACTTGGCAGCCAAAGGGTTATTGCGAAGGGGGCCTTATGCTTCCCCAAAAGAAGGGCTGGCAGGCTCGGGCACCCGCAGACACAGCCGGTGGCACCGTTTCCATCCAATCCCAGCACTGGGACATCCAGATGGCAAAACCTTCCCACTTCCAGAGGGAGCCGGAGGCTGTGGCCGCGTCCCCTCCGAGCTGGGAGGAGAAGCCACGTCAGGAGGTGAGAGCCAGCCCGAGGGCTGCTGAACCCGCAGCGGGAGCCAGCAGCCCTCTCGCCCACCCACCACCATGACCCTTCGCCTGCCTgtttgctgcctgctcctgcctcctctcacCGAGCTTCCAACAGGCTCGGAGCCGCCCGGAacacaaaggcaggcagaaacGCCATCCCTGCCCCAAGAAGTTTCCAGCCTGAAGTTCAGGGGAGTCACCGAGGAGCGGGACAGCTTGGGAGGGAAAACAGGGATTTATCCCACTGCTCGGCTCTCCCGGAGCGGACCTCTCCGAGCTTGAGAGTGTTGGTTGAACAGCCCAGCTCTCCGCGCCTGGAGGTCTCCAAGGGCTTTACAACCGCTCCAAACAAACCGTCTTGCCAACAGTTTAAAAGGGGCATTTCTCAGCACGGTGGCACAGAGGGGACAAGGACATGCGGGCAGAGCCCTCCCTTCGGCTGCGGAAAGGGCAGGTTTTGTGTAAGCGGGTACCCCGAGACAGCCTCCTACCCCTGCGTGCAAAGAGGTGGTGGGACCCCCCTCCAGCTCCCAAACACTGGGGACCCCCTCTCCAGCCGGGGCTGGCTTGTCTCCCCAAACTGTTGCTCTTTGCCTGGGCTGGGGACGTTCCGTGGGTCCCCTCATTGCCACGCGTCCCCTTCCTCACCCTGCCATGGGTAGTGCCCGGGGTGTGAAGACCccgaccccagctccagccccagctccgctccccacccccccacctccgctCCCCCCTCAGCGGGGTTTTATTCCAAGCGTGGGAGCGAGCTGCTGGAAAAGAGGCAGCAACAGGTCCCGGTGcatccccgccgccccgggacaACCCCGCACCACCCCGGGACAACCCCCCCAGCGCCCCGGAACCCCCCCACCGCCCCGACCCTCACCTTTGATGCTGATGCCGAGCCCCCCCACATCCTGCTTGACGACGCGCACGGTGCGCCTGATGTTGGCGAGCGCCTCGGGCACGGCGGAGCCCGGTTCGCCGCCGTTCAGCTGCGCCGCCGGGGcctcgccggggccggggctgtcGGCCGGGGTCACCCCCAGCACGTCCTCGGCCAGGCTGAGGAGGACGCGGAGCCActgcccgccggggccgcgcagCTCCAGCAGCCCGGTACGCGGGGCGCGCCTGCCCGCCGCCATCTtccgcgcccgccgcgccgcccccgctccgcgcccgctccgcgcacccgcccccccccccccccccaactccgcGCACCGCCCCGCGCACCGCCCCGCCGGGACGGGGCCAGACGGGGGCTCCGCGCTCCGGCTCGGGATGGGGCACGGGGGGGCGGGACCTGGGTCCCCGGTGCTTCCCACTCCGGCTCGGGGTAGGGCAActaggggggggacacacacacgctcGGGTGCCCGGTGCTTCCCACTCCGGCCCGGGATAGGGCACGGGAGCGGGGACCTGAGTCCCCATTGCTCCCCGCTTCGGCACGGGATGGggtacggggggggggacgacgacacagCCGGGTCCCTAGTGCTCCCCGCTCTGGCTCGGGATACGGCACGGAAGGGGGGAGACGTGGGTGCCCGGTGCTCCCCCATCCGGCTTTGGATGGggtacggggaggggggagacccGTCTCCTTAGTGCTCCCCGGTGCTTCCCGGTGCTCCCCGCTCCGGCTCGGGATGGGGCACGGGGAGGAGACCCGAGTTCCCGGTGATCCGTGGTCCTCCCCACTCCGGCTCGGGATGGGttagggagtgggggggggcagACCCGGGTCGCTTGTGCTCCCCGGTGCTTCCCGGTGCTCCCTGCTCCCACTCGGGATGGGGGACGGGGGTCCTTAGTGCTCCCTGGTGCTCCCTGCTTTGGCTTGGGACAGGGCACGGGAGGGGGGACCTGGATCCCTGGTGCTCCCCACGCCAGCCCGGGGTGGAATATGGGACAGGGACACCCAAGTCCCTGGTGCTCCCTGCTTTGACACGGGTTGGGGCACGGGAGCGGGACATCTGAGTCCCTGGTGCTCCCCACTTTGGCACGGGATGGGGC
Proteins encoded in this region:
- the SNTA1 gene encoding alpha-1-syntrophin — translated: MAAGRRAPRTGLLELRGPGGQWLRVLLSLAEDVLGVTPADSPGPGEAPAAQLNGGEPGSAVPEALANIRRTVRVVKQDVGGLGISIKGGRENKMPILISKIFKGLAADQTEALYVGDAILAVNGTDLSEATHDEAVQALKKTGKEVVLEVKYMKEISPYFKNSSAGATVSWDPSPATLQKRSSPLLPPRELREGRTVPLKMCYVSRKCLPADPEHRYLEVCSADGRVALFLRAKDEATAQSWLSAIQANAGALLPRVKEELRAQLAGAGVVAGRDVKHVGWLTEQLPSAGTRNLLAVLTEKELLLYGSLPQSRDAMGKPAHSYPLIATRLVHSGPAKGSALYEAELSFALRSGTRLGVQTHLFSLENPRDLALWTRLLVDGTHGAAELVQEVSTACTWKGQDCTLSIHIDKGFTIFTTEPGLSKTILLQQPFEKLQMSSDDGTKMLYLDFGGPEGEIQLDLHSCPKTIVFIIHSFLSAKVTRLGLLA